From the genome of Photobacterium sp. TLY01:
CCAGAAGAACTGGAAGAATTCAATCGCGACTATCAGATCGACGAATATGCTCCTGGCTTTTTAGCATTCGGCGGCAATGGTGGAGGTGAGCTTTTGGTTGTTAATAAATCCAAGGAGGTGTTTTACATGCCGTGCATTGGCATGGCACCAGATACGGCAATTAAAATTGCAAATAATCTGCAAGAATTTAAAGGCTACATGCAGCAATGAACAAGCCATTTAACAAGGCCAATCAGCATCGCGCACTACGTGCGCTGGACCTCGCTACGCTCGGCCGCTGTTGGCGGCGTTAGCCCTTTATACAAAAAATTGAGGTTTAGATGGAATATCCAAATGTTCAGTATCTTTCAAAGTATCGTATTTTGCGTAACCCAGATGGGACACTAAATGAAAATACATTGAATATATTGCGAAATAAAGCTGTGTGGTATGCCGCACCTCATACCTTTAATGACCCTTTTGATTGCAAGATTAGGCCGCTAAAAGTTCCAAATGACGGTGAGTTTATTGGTGACTTTGATGATATGGATCAGCTTGAGTATTACCTAGCATCAAGAGCAAAAGAAGCCTCTGAGCAAGGTAACGTTAGTGAGTTCAACGAGTTTCTGTATAAGTTAACTCAACGACGAAATGACAAACTTGAAGAGCAATCCAAAAATTACGCTGTAATGTGCTTTAGTGAGATTCACGATCATGGTTTGATGTGGTCGCATTATGCCGATGAGCACAAAGGTATA
Proteins encoded in this window:
- a CDS encoding SMI1/KNR4 family protein, yielding MNIEVIKQVVKSWLEEGYLEGELAVEPEWYVLWRPEELEEFNRDYQIDEYAPGFLAFGGNGGGELLVVNKSKEVFYMPCIGMAPDTAIKIANNLQEFKGYMQQ